One part of the Stigmatopora argus isolate UIUO_Sarg chromosome 8, RoL_Sarg_1.0, whole genome shotgun sequence genome encodes these proteins:
- the LOC144078490 gene encoding afadin- and alpha-actinin-binding protein-like: protein MPESSLDVKDVCSSSGKCPTPSQMGHMNDSPLHRNSYMLTNFCTEDNVEECVEQINQELLSLGLSPVWTKLDGNSQVWVQSGSNLDANVISVLNGMYELLQVHRKGCQTLENLEQEHLKSTKNVDSLQLTRTRLKEQLEIAKRENTGLFERERQHQLKVKSLQNSLKNEKEEIHKMQNIISSRASQYNHEMKRKEREFNKLKEKLNQLLGDKKEKRLAIDIANKLGRADGKRSLWKTEKTEAKHQGEMYKTLLTDYESTQRELLLENAELRKVLKQMKKDMVVILSSRKSIAKGDKQDNGAIEIESNEEEEVLDPAKESSELFSVHTREKLTNSVRRQWRRLKNHVEKLDNRVSTDESEDAEPISRGTSKEMGKLKLEVRQCQDYILKQQHLLQKLSSQCEEETTAGLGDSHISREKDHLRDEWKILEEQRKNFERERRNFTEAAIRLSQERKTFEEDRAMWLKHQFSNLSPFTGSKKPKRSKSQCALQISTESKPSRASLPENPFASPTPGSARSLSPSSSDRLHKLSLIPENGSTKANRSEDAGDASFLVEQHNCWISGDDHSSFKLGRDKNGSL, encoded by the exons ATGCCAGAATCTTCCTTAG aTGTCAAGGACGTTTGTAGCAGCTCTGGCAAATGCCCAACACCCTCTCAAATGGGCCACATGAACGATTCACCGCTCCACAGGAACTCTTACATGCTCACAAACTTCTGCACTGAGGACAACGTGGAAGAATGTGTAGAACAAATCAACCAG GAATTGTTATCACTGGGTCTTTCTCCGGTGTGGACGAAGCTCGATGGCAATTCACAGGTTTGGGTGCAGTCAGGTAGCAACTTGGATGCGAATGTCATCTCTGTGCTCAACGGCATGTATGAACTACTACAAGTGCACCGAAAGGGCTGCCAAACCCTGGAGAACTTGGAGCAAGAGCATCTGAAGTCTACCAAAAATGTGGACTCCCTGCAGCTTACCAGGACACGGCTAAAG GAGCAGCTCGAAATTGCCAAAAGAGAGAACACAGGACTTTTTGAACGGGAAAGGCAGCATCAGCTGAAAGTGAAGAGCTTGCAGAACTCtctgaaaaatgaaaaggaagag ATTCACAAGATGCAGAACATTATTTCTAGCCGAGCCAGCCAGTACAATCACGAGATGAAGAGGAAAGAGCGAGAGTTTAACAAACTGAAGGAGAAGCTGAATCAGCTCCTGGGTGACAAAAAGGAGAAGAGACTTG CCATTGACATAGCAAACAAACTAGGAAGAGCAGACGGGAAAAGAAGCCTCTGGAAGACTGAGAAGACAGAAGCAAA GCACCAGGGGGAGATGTACAAAACTCTGCTCACGGACTACGAGAGCACGCAGAGGGAGCTACTGCTGGAAAATGCCGAGTTGAGAAAAGTTTTGAAACAGATGAAAAAAGACATGGTGGTCATTCTCAGTTCCAGAAAGTCAATTGCCAAAGGAGACAAACAGGACAACGGTGCCATAGAA ATTGAATCTAATGAAGAGGAAGAAGTGCTCGATCCTGCTAAGGAGAGCTCGGAACTGTTTAGTGTTCACACTCGAGAGAAGCTGACTAATAGTGTTCGACGGCAGTGGCGAAGACTAAAAAACCACGTTGAGAAGCTGGACAACCGAG TTTCGACAGATGAAAGTGAAGACGCTGAGCCCATTTCTCGAGGAACATCAAAAGAAATGGGCAAACTAAAGCTCGAGGTGCGGCAGTGTCAAGACTACATTTtgaaacagcaacacctcctgcAG AAGCTAAGTTCTCAGTGTGAGGAGGAGACGACCGCCGGGCTGGGCGACTCCCACATTTCCAGAGAAAAGGATCATCTCCGGGACGAGTGGAAGATCCTGGAGGAACAGAGGAAGAACTTTGAGAGGGAGAGGAGGAACTTTACCGAGGCAGCAATTCGACTGAGCCAAGAG AGAAAAACCTTTGAGGAAGATCGCGCCATGTGGCTCAAGCACCAGTTTTCGAATTTAAGCCCTTTCACTGGCTCTAAGAAACCAAAGAGGTCAAAGTCTCAATGCGCCCTTCAAATAT CAACTGAAAGCAAGCCCAGTAGAGCATCACTTCCAGAAAACCCCTTCGCCTCTCCCACCCCGGGAAGCGCACGAAGCCTATCACCCTCTTCATCCGACCGCCTCCACAAATTAAGCCTTATCCCTGAAAACGG CTCGACCAAAGCAAATAGGAGTGAAGATGCGGGAGATGCCAGCTTTTTGGTGGAACAGCACAATTGTTGGATAAGCGGGGACGACCACAGCAGCTTTAAGCTCGGTCGGGACAAGAACGGGTcactttaa
- the LOC144078494 gene encoding vitellogenin-1-like yields the protein MRVVVLALTLALAACQHQFAPDFAVGKTYVYKYETLLLGGLPEEGLARAGLKVRSKVLISAVEPNVFMLKLEEPEFFEYSDVWPKDTFTPAPKLTSVLAPQLMIPIKFEYSNGVVGKMFAPEGVPVMVLNIYRGILNVLQLNVKKTQNVYEMQEAGAQGVCKTFYAITEDEKAERILLTKTRDLNHCQERIMKDIGLAYTETCPKCQRDSKNLKGATAYNYVLKTVPNGIMILEASVNELIQFTPFSEMNGAAQMETKQRLVFVEVQNSPLKPVRAEYRPRGSVKYEFSTELLQAPIQLVKITNIQSQIVEILTHLITHNVERVHEDAPLKFLELVQLLRVAKLEDVQMLWSQYKSKPAYRQWILDAIPSAGTPVVLKFIIQKYESDELTNLEIPQAFIATLYTVTASTETIQMIESLSVSSKVKKNPVLAEIVLLGYGTMISKYCVDKAVCPVEIIKPIHALLAEAITKSDTRQIISVLKVLSNAGHPMSIKPITKVLPIHGTPATSLPTRVHAEAIMALRNIAKKEPRMVQELALQLYMDKALHPELRMLACIVIFETRPPVGLITSLANLVKMEENLQVASFTYSHMKSLIRSTVPTHASIAAACNVAVKILSRKLERLSLRFSRAIQMDIYSNSLMLGAAASTFYINDAATIFPRTVVAKTSAYIAGAAADVLEVGVRTEGLQEALMKSDVLADDVNRITKMKRVIKALSEWRAMPNSKPLASFYFKILGQEIAFGDITPELIKQATAMARLSTVQDLGRDAIKALVAGATFHIAKPVLANEVRRILPTASGFPMELGLYTAAVTTAAIKVKATMTPALPEPIEFRHLLKTNMELVAEIKPSVAVNMFAVMGVNTAVIQAALFSKAKLNAVVPASIKARVDINEGLFKISALPVSAPENVTAIEVVSVAMVRNIEDIPNAKITPLVPTKFLKPTSKQMVSSRSSSRSVSLPISSEIVQDDMPVDFKPIRSRAFSKKYCFQAYGTGLKGCFRVATDNAAFIRDIALYRMVGSHSVSLSLKRNEEESIERLEMLVQVGPKALEKIIKKITLDEEEILEGRPVLMKLKRLLNGTSSSSSSKSSSSSSSSSSSSSVSSSRRSSSSSSSHSSVSGRKRSSSSSSSSHSSVSGRKRSSSSSSSSSRSKRSSKHSSSRRSSRHSGPAKSSSASSLESLFSASSRSSRSSRPVSKQINYSRTFERNHKKSQPTSSSRKSRSSGSSFEAIYSKNQLLASQTPPAFTVILQAVRTDSKLQGFQITGYADKTNARVQLVLAFLASDNNWRLCADGVLLSKHKVTAKIAWGQACRQYDMNITAETGLLGPSPAARLRMAWTRLPSQFTRYAKKAYDYIPYYVLDRFVRGKATNSANQVSFTVAATSERTVDFIFKTPTRSIYKLALRVPLALPLDAITGLTPFEDVADKIRYFISKAGAAECSYSKDTLVTFNNRKYQNEIPQNCYQVLAQDCSEEMKFMVLLRKEDNVHNHLNVKVAEIDIDLSTRGSDVVVKVNGREVPTSNLPYRHPTVKIEIKPSQKGISVYAPTLGLHEVYYDITSWKIKVADWIKGQTCGLCGKADGEVRQEFRTSNGRVTKNPISFAHSWVLPAESCRDNTECRMKLESVPLEKKMNVQGQESKCFSVEPVLRCLPGCLPVKTTAVTVGFHCQASDMAVIPKDFYNFSVDLRETTQAHLACSCTAQCA from the exons ATGAGAGTGGTTGTGCTTGCCCTGACTCTGGCCCTTGCGG CCTGTCAACATCAATTCG cCCCCGACTTTGCCGTTGGTAAGACTTACGTGTACAAATATGAGACACTGCTCCTGGGCGGTCTACCGGAGGAAGGGTTGGCGAGAGCTGGACTTAAAGTGAGAAGCAAAGTTCTCATCAGCGCCGTTGAACCAAATGTGTTCATGCTCAAG CTGGAAGAACCAGAGTTCTTCGAGTACAGTGATGTTTGGCCCAAGGATACTTTCACCCCGGCCCCCAAGTTGACTTCGGTCCTGGCGCCTCAGCTGATGATCCCCATCAAGTTTGAGTACTCCAACGGTGTTGTCGGAAAAATGTTCGCACCTGAGGGAGTCCCAGTCATGGTGCTGAACATCTATAGAGGTATCCTGAATGTCCTGCAGCTCAACGTGAAGAAGACACAGAATGTCTATGAGATGCAGGAG GCCGGAGCTCAGGGCGTGTGCAAGACCTTCTACGCCATCACTGAAGATGAGAAGGCTGAACGTATCCTCCTGACAAAGACCAGAGATCTGAACCATTGTCAGGAAAGGATCATGAAGGACATCGGGTTGGCCTATACTGAGACATGTCCCAAGTGTCAGAGG GATTCTAAGAACCTGAAAGGTGCAACGGCTTACAACTACGTTCTGAAGACAGTCCCCAACGGTATCATGATCTTGGAAGCATCCGTCAATGAGCTCATTCAGTTCACACCTTTCTCCGAGATGAATGGAGCTGCTCAAATGGAAACCAA GCAACGTTTGGTTTTCGTCGAGGTCCAGAATAGCCCCTTGAAACCCGTGCGGGCTGAGTATCGTCCACGTGGCTCCGTCAAGTATGAATTCTCCACTGAGTTGCTGCAAGCACCTATTCAGCTGGTGAAGATCACCAACATTCAGTCTCAG ATTGTTGAGATTTTAACCCATCTGATCACCCACAATGTGGAGCGAGTCCATGAGGATGCCCCTCTCAAGTTTTTGGAGCTCGTCCAACTCCTTCGCGTGGCCAAACTGGAAGATGTGCAAATGCTCTGGAGTCAGTACAAGTCTAAACCTGCCTACAG GCAATGGATCTTGGACGCAATTCCTTCTGCTGGAACCCCTGTTGTTCTGAAATTCATCATTCAGAAATACGAGTCTGATGAGCTCACCAATCTGGAGATTCCTCAAGCTTTCATTGCAACACTTTACACAGTGACAGCCAGCACCGAGACCATTCAGATGATTGAA AGCTTGTCAGTAAGCAGCAAAGTCAAGAAGAACCCAGTTCTGGCTGAGATTGTCCTGCTTGGCTATGGTACAATGATTTCCAAATATTGTGTCGATAAGGCCGTCTGCCCCGTTGAAATCATTAAG CCCATCCACGCCCTTCTTGCGGAAGCAATCACCAAGAGCGACACACGTCAGATCATTTCCGTTTTGAAGGTGTTGAGTAACGCTGGCCATCCAATGAGCATTAAGCCCATCACGAAGGTCCTTCCCATCCATGGCACACCAGCCACAAGCCTGCCCACTAGAGTTCACGCTGAGGCAATCATGGCTTTGAGGAACATTGCCAAGAAGGAACCAAGAATG GTCCAGGAACTGGCTCTTCAGCTCTATATGGACAAGGCTCTTCACCCAGAGCTTCGCATGCTAGCGTGCATCGTTATCTTCGAGACACGGCCGCCGGTGGGTTTAATTACCAGTCTTGCCAACCTTGTGAAGATGGAGGAGAACTTGCAGGTGGCCAGCTTCACCTACTCTCACATGAAGTCCCTGATCAGAAGCACTGTCCCGACCCATGCTTCCAT TGCCGCTGCTTGCAACGTTGCAGTCAAAATCTTGAGCCGCAAGTTGGAAAGACTGAGCCTCCGCTTTAGCAGAGCTATTCAGATGGACATATACAGCA ATTCTTTGATGCTTGGTGCTGCTGCCAGTACTTTCTACATCAATGATGCTGCTACCATTTTCCCAAGAACCGTTGTGGCTAAGACTAGTGCCTACATTGCTGGAGCTGCTGCCGATGTCTTGGag GTTGGAGTGAGAACTGAGGGACTTCAGGAGGCTTTGATGAAAAGTGATGTACTAGCTGATGACGTGAACAGGATAACCAAGATGAAGCGTGTCATTAAAGCT ctgTCTGAATGGAGGGCCATGCCCAACAGCAAACCTCTGGCTTCCTTCTATTTCAAGATCTTAGGACAAGAGATTGCTTTCGGCGACATCACCCCTGAGTTAATCAAGCAGGCCACTGCG ATGGCCCGTCTGTCAACCGTTCAGGACCTCGGTAGGGATGCTATCAAAGCTCTGGTGGCTGGAGCCACATTCCATATTGCTAAGCCAGTCCTGGCTAATGAAGTAAGACGCATCTTGCCAACGGCTAGTGGATTCCCAATGGAGCTTGGCCTTTACACCGCTGCTGTGACTACTGCGGCCATTAAAG TCAAGGCAACCATGACACCAGCTCTGCCAGAACCCATCGAGTTCCGCCATCTCTTGAAGACCAACATGGAGCTTGTGGCTGAGATCAAACCAAG TGTCGCTGTGAACATGTTTGCCGTGATGGGAGTGAACACTGCAGTTATCCAGGCTGCCCTGTTCTCCAAAGCCAAGCTCAACGCTGTTGTTCCAGCCTCCATTAAAGCAAGAGTTGACATCAATGAGGGTCTCTTTAAGATTTCGGCTTTGCCCGTTTCTGCACCTGAAAACGTCACAGCTATTGA GGTTGTGAGCGTCGCAATGGTGAGAAACATTGAAGACATTCCTAATGCCAAAATCACCCCTCTCGTCCCTACAAAATTCCTGAAGCCAACTTCAAAGCAGATGGTTTCTTCAAGAAGTTCTTCTCGTTCTGTTAGTCTG cCCATATCTTCAGAGATCGTTCAGGATGACATGCCAGTAGATTTCAAACCCATCAGGAGCAGAGCATTTTCCAAAAAATACTGTTTCCAAGCCTATGGCACTGGACTAAAAGGCTGTTTCAGGGTCGCCACAGACAACGCTGCTTTTATCAGAGACATTGCTTTGTACAGAATGGTTGGAAGTCACTCTGTCTCTTTGTCACTGAAGCGAA ATGAAGAAGAATCCATTGAAAGACTGGAGATGTTGGTTCAAGTTGGACCAAAGGCTTTGGAGAAGATCATCAAGAAGATCACTCTGGATGAAGAAGAAATCCTTGAGGGAAGACCGGTGTTGATGAAGCTCAAGAGACTTCTCAACGGCACCTCCTCATCATCTTCAAGCAagtcatcctcatcctcatcctcatcctcatcctcatcctcggtTAGCAGCAGTcgccgcagcagcagcagcagcagcagccacaGCAGCGTGAGCGGCAGGAaacgcagcagcagcagcagcagcagcagccacaGCAGCGTGAGCGGCAGGAAACGCAGCAGCAGCtctagtagcagcagcagcaggagcAAACGCAGCAGCAAACACAGCAGCAGCAGACGCAGCAGCAGGCACAGCGGACCGGCCAAAAGCAGCTCCGCATCTAGTTTGGAGTCCCTCTTCAGCGCTAGCTCTCGTTCTTCTCGTTCCAGTCGTCCCGTCTCAAAG CAAATTAACTATTCGCGCACCTTTGAGAGGAACCACAAGAAG TCTCAACCTACCTCATCATCTCGCAAGAGCAGAAGCAGCGGTTCTAGTTTTGAGGCCATCTACAGCAAG AACCAACTCCTTGCTAGTCAAACTCCTCCTGCATTCACTGTCATCCTCCAAGCTGTGAGGACTGACAGCAAACTCCAGGGATTCCAAATCACTGGCTACGCAGACAAGACTAATGCTCGCGTTCAGTTAGTCCTGGCTTTTCTGGCTAGTGATAACAACTGGAGGCTCTGTGCTGATGGTGTTTTGCTCAGCAAGCACAAAGTTACA GCCAAAATAGCTTGGGGACAGGCATGCAGACAGTATGACATGAACATCACGGCTGAGACTGGTCTCCTTGGTCCAAGCCCAGCAGCCCGCCTTAGAATGGCCTGGACTCGACTACCCTCTCAATTCACACGTTACGCAAAGAA GGCCTACGATTACATTCCTTATTACGTGCTAGACCGCTTCGTCCGAGGCAAGGCCACAAACAGCGCCAATCAGGTCTCATTCACAGTGGCTGCGACATCTGAGAGGACCGTGGATTTTATTTTCAAGACACCAACA CGCAGTATCTACAAACTGGCTTTGCGCGTCCCCCTTGCCCTGCCTCTGGATGCGATCACAGGACTGACACCCTTTGAAGACGTGGCTGACAAAATCCGCTACTTCATCTCTAAGGCCGGCGCAG CTGAATGTAGCTACAGCAAAGACACATTGGTCACGTTCAACAACAGGAAGTACCAGAACGAGATCCCCCAAAATTGCTACCAAGTTTTGGCTCAGGACTGCAGTGAGGAGATGAAGTTCATGGTCTTGTTGAGGAAAGAGGATAATGTGCACAACCATCTCAACGTTAAAGTTGCTGAAAT TGACATTGACCTATCCACGAGGGGCTCTGATGTAGTTGTGAAGGTGAACGGAAGGGAGGTACCCACCAGCAATCTCCCATATCGCCACCCAACAG ttaAAATCGAGATCAAACCAAGTCAAAAGGGCATCTCTGTCTACGCACCAACCCTGGGACTTCATGAGGTCTACTATGACATCACTTCTTGGAAG ATCAAAGTTGCTGACTGGATTAAAGGACAAACCTGTGGACTCTGTGGAAAGGCCGATGGTGAGGTCAGACAGGAATTCCGTACCTCCAACGGACGTGTGACCAAGAACCCCATCAGCTTTGCTCACTCCTGGGTTTTGCCTGCTGAAAGCTGCCGGGACAACACAG AGTGTCGTATGAAGCTCGAGTCTGTGCCGTTGGAGAAGAAGATGAACGTCCAAGGCCAGGAGTCCAAATGTTTCTCTGTTGAGCCCGTGCTCCGCTGTCTGCCCGGCTGTCTCCCCGTGAAGACCACCGCCGTCACCGTTGGTTTCCACTGCCAGGCCAGCG ACATGGCTGTGATTCCCAAAGACTTCTACAACTTCAGCGTGGATCTGAGGGAAACCACCCAAGCCCATCTTGCTTGCAGCTGCACTGCTCAGTGTGCATAA